The following coding sequences lie in one Nitrospira sp. genomic window:
- a CDS encoding TolC family protein, whose protein sequence is MIARFVISMVCMSLAIVPFAGGHGAWAEAPRTAAYSLPDILGLAVQHNPTLAGAEGYVKQSQGQQIAAGAYPNPSITGIAGRGAIRDPSTGTHVTERTFTVEQPLEWTGKRQARQEAADAGLAGANAALDDARLSLLADVKIAFYHLLFGQRDVELAAQNVTNVEEVLRTVQARVSAGEATSFDSVKAGVEVQKAKKEVARANNALLVAKARLNTLTAGSLGKDFSIQGDFDKPRQGLTADGLVSQAVERHPAVRRVSKLAEQADHTLRYEREARVPNVSVIGSYHREAGDESLTAGLAVPLPLWYRRQGEIQSALGAKHRADAERLRAQQELEQAITQHAQEVRTAQEQLAVFETGLLKQAEQTLTMARTSFRHGAASLLDVLDAQRVYRQTQLEYAQVRADLSIALARLERALGTSL, encoded by the coding sequence ATGATTGCTCGATTCGTCATATCCATGGTCTGCATGAGTTTGGCCATCGTCCCCTTCGCGGGCGGCCACGGCGCCTGGGCTGAAGCGCCTCGCACCGCCGCCTATTCCTTGCCGGATATTCTCGGTCTGGCCGTCCAGCACAATCCCACCTTGGCCGGTGCCGAAGGGTACGTCAAACAAAGCCAGGGGCAACAGATTGCGGCCGGTGCATACCCCAATCCTTCCATCACCGGCATTGCCGGGCGCGGTGCGATTCGAGACCCGAGTACCGGCACGCACGTAACCGAGCGAACATTTACCGTGGAACAACCTCTTGAGTGGACGGGCAAGCGCCAGGCCCGCCAGGAAGCGGCAGATGCCGGTCTGGCCGGGGCAAACGCCGCTCTGGATGACGCGCGCCTGTCGTTACTCGCCGATGTCAAAATCGCCTTCTATCACCTGCTGTTCGGTCAGCGGGATGTCGAACTGGCTGCCCAGAATGTCACCAATGTTGAAGAGGTCTTGCGAACGGTGCAGGCGCGCGTGTCGGCCGGCGAAGCGACTTCCTTCGATAGTGTAAAAGCCGGGGTCGAGGTGCAGAAGGCCAAAAAGGAGGTGGCCCGTGCAAACAATGCGTTGCTGGTCGCCAAAGCCAGGCTGAATACCCTCACCGCCGGTTCACTCGGGAAGGACTTTTCCATTCAAGGCGACTTTGACAAGCCGAGGCAGGGTCTCACCGCCGACGGACTGGTGTCTCAAGCAGTGGAGCGACATCCGGCCGTTCGGCGTGTGAGCAAACTCGCAGAACAGGCCGACCACACGTTGCGCTATGAGCGCGAGGCCCGCGTGCCCAATGTCAGCGTCATCGGAAGTTACCATCGCGAAGCGGGCGATGAATCCCTCACAGCCGGACTGGCCGTACCCTTGCCCCTCTGGTACCGGCGGCAGGGTGAAATTCAATCTGCCCTGGGCGCCAAACACCGCGCCGACGCAGAGCGGCTGCGGGCTCAGCAGGAATTGGAGCAGGCCATCACCCAACATGCCCAGGAAGTGCGCACGGCGCAGGAACAACTGGCTGTCTTCGAAACCGGGTTGCTGAAGCAGGCCGAGCAGACGCTGACAATGGCGCGCACGAGCTTCCGGCATGGCGCAGCCAGTCTCCTGGACGTGCTCGATGCGCAACGGGTGTATCGGCAAACGCAGCTCGAATATGCCCAGGTGCGGGCCGACCTCTCCATTGCGCTGGCCCGACTCGAACGCGCGTTGGGAACCTCATTGTGA